The genomic window GGTGGAAGATTCTATGGCCATCTTATATGCCACGAAGGAGGCGATTGACGAAGGACGGGGGAGCGTTACCGAACAGCTAGATCGTCTTTTACAAGCAGGAAAAAAACTACCAGGCTTTGGCCATCAATTGCATGATGATGATCCGAGGGTGAAGCGACTTTATGAATTATCTCAATTACTGATTGAGGAAGGTGACATTTCAGGGGTGTATTTACGCTTGTTAGAAGACTTCCGTCTACACATTTCTGATCGAAAGAAACGTAGCTTCACTATTAACGTTGATGGTATTTCAGCAGCCATTCAGTGTGAGCTAGGCATACCAGCTGAAGCAGCGAAAGGAATTTTTGCTTTATCAAGAGGTATGGGTATTGTTGCTCATGCGTACGAGGAGTTACAAAACGGGACGTTAATAAAAGGACCGTGTCCAAATGAAGAAACGCTTGTACGCTATACAGGAAAGAGCGTAAGGGAGGAAGGAGAATGATAGCAGTGAAATCCGCACAGTCGTTTATAGATGGACAATGGGGTGCAATCGAAGAAGGGCAAGGTTTAGAAGTAAGAAGCCCTTATTCAAATGAAGTAATTGGCTATCAATATGAAACAAATGAACAAGGTGTAGAAGAAGCGTTGGCATCGGCATTTCGATATAAAAAAGAGTTGGAAAAACTAGAAGCGATTGATCGCTCTGCCATTCTTTATAAAGCGGCAATGTTAATGGAAGAGCGTCAAGAAGCGTTTGCCCAATTAATTTCTTTAGAAGTAGGAAAAGCGTTAAAAAATACCCGAGATGAAGTGGGGCGTTCAATAGAAACCCTCATTCAGTCAGCAGAAGAAGCAAAGCGCCAGTTTGGTGAAACAATTCCAGGTGGCGCATCTTCAAGAGGGAAAGGTTCGACTGCACTTACATTTCGTGTGCCAGTTGGTGTGATAGCAGCGATTACGCCATTTAACGCACCGTTAAATTTAATTTGCCATAAAATTGGTCCAAGCTTTGCTGCAGGGAACGTAACCGTATTAAAACCTGCACCACAAGCACCTTTTATTGCGAAAGCACTTGTAGAGCTATTAATTGAAGCTGGTATGCCGGCAAAAGCTATTCAACTGGTGCTCGGTGGGAGAGAAGTAGGCGAAAAAATTGTTGCCGACTCACGAACAAATCTTGTTTCTTTCACAGGTGGTGTGCCTGCAGGCCAACAAATTAGTAAGCTAGCTGGGATGAAAAAAGTGTTATTAGAGCTTGGTGGAAACGCTGGCACGATTGTCCATGAAGATGCGGATATAGAGCGGGCAGCAACGCTTGCAACAAAAACCGCTTTCAGTAACTCAGGTCAAAGTTGTATTTCTGTGCAGCGTGTCTATGTACATGAATCGGTCTTTCAGGAATTTAGCGCAAAGGTAAAAGAAAAAACAGAAGCTCTTCATGTAGGAGATCCTCGTGATGAGGCAACGGATATCGGCTGTGTAGTATCAAAGGAAGCAGCTGAACGTATCACGAGCTGGATAGAAGAGGCTGCTGCTGACGGTGCGAATATTCTCTGCGGTGGGTCTGCAAATGGAGCTCAGGTACAACCAACGATTCTTGTCAATCCAAAGAAAGAGAACAAAGTGGTTTGCCAAGAAGTCTTTGGTCCGGTGGTTAGTTTAATTCCTTATCGTGACGTAGAGTGGGCCATTCATGAGGTTAATGAGTCAGCGTTCGGTTTGCAAGCAGGTGTGTTTACGCAGTCATTAACGGTTGTAAGAAAAGTTGTTCAAACCCTCGATATGGGAGGGATCGTTGTAAATGGAACCTCAAATTTCCGTTTGGATCATTGGCCGTATGGAGGGGTCAAGCAGAGTGGAATCGGTCGGGAAGGTCCCCGCTTTGCTATTGAAGAAATGAGCGAAACGAAGATGGTTGTTCTACAAGATTTTTTGACACTATAAGGAGAGATGTACGGTGAAAGAGATCTACTTAGATCAACCACAAGTGATGCACGTTCGCGAGGCTTCACCGCTTCCGTTATTGCAAGATGAGGAAGTCAGAATAAAACTGCTTTATGGCGGCATTTGTGGATCAGATCTGTCTGTTTTTAAAGGCAGATTACCACACGCCCAGTATCCGTTACGTCCTGGCCATGAGGTAGTTGGTGAAGTAATAGATAGTCGGGCAAGCCACATAAAAGAAGGTAGTCGTGTCGTGATTACACCAAACACGTTTTGCGGAAAGTGTGAGTTTTGTTTAAAAGGAAAGCCGAATATTTGTCTAGAGAAACAGTCAATCGGCATTACATGTGATGGAGGATTTGCCGAGGAGATCCATATTCATTCTCGTTATTGCCTACCAATACCTGATGAATTATCAAATGAAGCCGCTGTTCTAATCGAACCATTATCAGTCATTGTCCATGGTATGAAACAAATTACGATTAAGCCAGGTATGAGCGTATTAGTTGTTGGGTGTGGTACGGAAGGGTTACTTGCGGCTGCATTAGCCAGATATGTTGGTGCTGAAGTGACAGCAATTGATATTAATGCAAGCAAATTAGCTATGTTAAAAAGCTTTCATGATATGACGTTAGGCCATCCAATGGATATAGCAGGCAAACAATTTGATGTTGTCATTGAAGCCGCTGGAACGAAACATTCAGTAGAATCGTGTTTTTCTCAATTGAAGCCAGGAGGAGAGCTATTGCTTATTGGCATTACGCCAGAAGCAACAATTCCAGTAGCACAAGTTGTGAGAAAAGAGCAAAAAATAGTCGGAAGCATTATTTATGAGTTTCCGGCTGATTTCCAAACTAGCGTTACGTATCTTCTGGACGAACAGTTTGATCCAACGGTCTTTATATCAAAAATAAAACCGTTTTATGAATATGAAGAAGCGTATCAAATGGCGTTAAGCGGGAATTACGCCAAAATCGTATTACAATTTAAAGGAGCTGCTGTCTCATGAAGAAACTAGTATCTGAACAACTTGTAAAGTATCTAGAGAGTCGTGGAGTAGAGTACGTATTTGGCTTATGTGGACATACGAATATTGCCGTTTTAGCTGAACTTGATAAAAGTCCGATTACATTTATTAATGTACGTCACGAACAAATTGCGTCTCACGCAGCTGATGGTTACGCACGAGCAAAGCGGAAAACATCTGTGGTTCTTAGTCACTTAGGTCCGGGTTTAACTAATGCGGCTACAGGTGTAGCCAATGCAGCCCTCGATTCTATTCCAATGGTCGTTATTGCAGGAGATGTGCCT from Shouchella hunanensis includes these protein-coding regions:
- a CDS encoding citryl-CoA lyase, with protein sequence MAGRSALETYKKGGAWWETEISDSKKNEIIIRGKRVEDLIGNVTYSQMLYFLLVGEELNERKAALFESVLVAGSDHGPRAPSIAAARMAATCGVTFNSAVATGINMLGDVHGGAVEDSMAILYATKEAIDEGRGSVTEQLDRLLQAGKKLPGFGHQLHDDDPRVKRLYELSQLLIEEGDISGVYLRLLEDFRLHISDRKKRSFTINVDGISAAIQCELGIPAEAAKGIFALSRGMGIVAHAYEELQNGTLIKGPCPNEETLVRYTGKSVREEGE
- a CDS encoding aldehyde dehydrogenase family protein, producing MIAVKSAQSFIDGQWGAIEEGQGLEVRSPYSNEVIGYQYETNEQGVEEALASAFRYKKELEKLEAIDRSAILYKAAMLMEERQEAFAQLISLEVGKALKNTRDEVGRSIETLIQSAEEAKRQFGETIPGGASSRGKGSTALTFRVPVGVIAAITPFNAPLNLICHKIGPSFAAGNVTVLKPAPQAPFIAKALVELLIEAGMPAKAIQLVLGGREVGEKIVADSRTNLVSFTGGVPAGQQISKLAGMKKVLLELGGNAGTIVHEDADIERAATLATKTAFSNSGQSCISVQRVYVHESVFQEFSAKVKEKTEALHVGDPRDEATDIGCVVSKEAAERITSWIEEAAADGANILCGGSANGAQVQPTILVNPKKENKVVCQEVFGPVVSLIPYRDVEWAIHEVNESAFGLQAGVFTQSLTVVRKVVQTLDMGGIVVNGTSNFRLDHWPYGGVKQSGIGREGPRFAIEEMSETKMVVLQDFLTL
- a CDS encoding zinc-dependent alcohol dehydrogenase codes for the protein MKEIYLDQPQVMHVREASPLPLLQDEEVRIKLLYGGICGSDLSVFKGRLPHAQYPLRPGHEVVGEVIDSRASHIKEGSRVVITPNTFCGKCEFCLKGKPNICLEKQSIGITCDGGFAEEIHIHSRYCLPIPDELSNEAAVLIEPLSVIVHGMKQITIKPGMSVLVVGCGTEGLLAAALARYVGAEVTAIDINASKLAMLKSFHDMTLGHPMDIAGKQFDVVIEAAGTKHSVESCFSQLKPGGELLLIGITPEATIPVAQVVRKEQKIVGSIIYEFPADFQTSVTYLLDEQFDPTVFISKIKPFYEYEEAYQMALSGNYAKIVLQFKGAAVS